AGGCATGTCCACTTTTGTCGagaacgtacctatttttctaCCCAACAATTGCCATAGAACTCTACTGGAAActtcttttaattttgtgtCTACTCTCACTTGAAGTTGAATTAGTAACTTTTGATTAGACTCATGTTAAGTAGAACAACTTCACTGCAAATCactgtaaaaaaaaaagtgaatggTTTAGAGTAAGACGAGAGCAATATTGGAGTCAGAATTAagttaatatttattatatatatatataaaaataattttaattatgtataaataatataattttttaataaaggaTATTCAAACGAATTCATGAACCTTGACTAGCTCCGCCCCTGATCACGAGGGTGTTTGAATGCTTCATATCAGAGACGAATAATAGAGACAGAGTAAGGAAttcgatttaaggtatgtaaaattaaatatatatttataatagcTAAACACCACAtaaatttttaacaaaaaatgtgCACTGAACCGCCCATCGCCTAAAATGACTCCGTATATGTGATTAAGGAATGGGACAAATGAAAGACTGTAAACACAAAGAAGATTTAATCATCtacaaaaatatttcaaaggaAATGAAATTTCTCTCCTGATAGATTTGAATCatttaactttaaaaagaattttaattttctatttaatCTAATTTAATATATACCAAAAAGTAAAATGTAAGCGTCCACAACGTTTTTGCAGGTAATTATCAGCTTAATTCTATTCAAGAAATTTCCAATGAAGGCAGAcagattatatatatggataaaAATGGTATTCTTCTTTTAGCAGAATCACTTTAATTTCTTGATTTACTACTTAATGCAGATTCAACTTTTTGATAAGCCTAGAAATTTAAAGCATAGTATTCAATGACTATAGTAATGTCTGAAGAAACTTCATTATGATTTGTATGTTTCGCATTTGATGAAAGCTTTGAGGTGTCCAAGGAATACCTGACCaagatattattattgatacTAGGtgtacaaaatataatttacaaTTTACTGATAGATATTCCACATGAAGAGAAAGCATTATTAAGCATAGATAGAAATCAGATTCCtaatctaaggttgatgaaatgtcaaaataggaattTTCTAGTACAATAATCAAGATTTAACCACAGACTTGGTATACATAGCAAGAGGATACAAAGGCAAGTAAGATGTTTAATTTAGCATTGTTGAAAAGTTCTAACCTTATAAATCGTATCCAATTGAGTTGTAAACAATACAAAATGTTTCTAGATCTCTAACAGTTGTGTCAGTTTCTTGGGAGCACAGCCTACTGAGAAAAGAAAATCTTAGGAACTTTACATCTTAAGTCGTTATCTGATTCTAAGTGAAGAATTGTGTTATTGGCCGGTAATTGTAAAGAAGTCTTCATTCGGAATAGACTTCATAGCATTtgtgagacttgttgatatcgaaaatgaaattttttcaaACACCACCTTCTCTGATTTTGTCTTAATAACCACCATTAAAGAAGACGAAGTGACACCATGATTGTTGATCGGAGGCTTCCAGAGACTTCCTTCTCTAATTGCTTtagatttttatttgtttttcttttttgttgtcTCTGATTGTTTTGTccgttttttttttgtttgttattttaattttgagcCATTTAGGTGGATTGTTTAAGTAGATGGTTCTTGTACTCTTATTTGTTTGTTGATTAATAAAATGGCCTTCTAGCCTagttttcatatatttattttttaaaaagcgtCCATAACAATACATTTTTTCAAGCAGATATTTTCCTATTAtacatatacaatgttttttttttaaagcgATAACGCCTGCCCCTGGTAAAAATTCAAAGGGCATCTGTAACTCCGCCCCGCCTATAAAACCATGGCCTATGATCCAAAATCCGCCTATAAAAATACCTGTTTAGTGCTACGCAATTAAGTTGACCAAAGAAGAAACAATATGTCTGAATCTTATAACTTTGAATCCTACCCTCCAAAtatttaacaagtaaaaataaattgagaGAGTAATTGAGTTCACATAAATTCACAACAAACTTTTAAGATCCGACTCCTCGAAATGCCACTAAACTATTGATGAGTTGCATTACTGAATTTAATatttacacatattttaaaattttcttaacaTATGTCTCATATAGTATTGAAGATAAAATTACGGAATTCGGCTAACATGCATAACGATGCAGCTGTCCCAGGCTAAAGCTGCGCAGTTTTAGCTAAAGACAAgatgaaatatttaaaaaatgtttctcgatttatattttattattattattattgatgaaACTTATAGTAGCTTTTTTTGTCCCTTCcagattttcatttttcacGTCTCGAATAAGTTATACATGTGATCGTATGTGGATTCAGCTTTGAAATATAATAATGATTTCAATTTGTAAGAATTATAACATTAACTTTATTGTATTGGTAAAATTATACTCtgatatatatttatactttgttttaaaaaaattacatttttttaaGTATATATTATACTTTGTGATAAAAATTATGTAGATTCAGATGAACTTGtagtcataaaattatattCGTCCCTGCTTGTGAAGCAAGGGAACTAGCCCTCACATTCAACCTCCTTTtcctcattttttaaaattaaagttgcTCTTGATATAATTCAAGGGCCATCAACAAATGTCGCAAAAAAATAGTATCATTTATTTTCACTAGAGGAAAAGATAGCGATAACGACAGTGGTGAACGGTTGAACGCGACCAAAACTCCAACTATTGATACTGGAcaaaagttaattaattaaattataaagtGTTACGTCTATTTTTTCTGAACTTAACTTTTTTTCCGGCTGACTACTCTGTAGCGCTTTAATTTTCTTTGAGGCTCTGCGTGTcattttctctttaaaaattagatatttttataataatcataaattttaatatcaaagttctGAAGTTATTTTTACTGTCATGCTAAATTAAAAGGGTAGAATAATAGTTATTTCTGCTACGtatctaaaaaaattaaaattttaattaacaataaaaaaaaatgtcattcCATCGTAATCTTTATTGGTTGTTcgatttatttttagtatatggCCGATCTTTCCTCTCCTCTCTgatttcatcatattacataGTATATAGCAAAAACCTATTGATTTCTCTAGATTTGTTTCATTCTTTTGTCCTACATAGTGTCACAATTTTGCTAGTAGTCAATTAGAATAGTGTGCACTCGGACGCAAAAATAGTTGCCGCTTTCAACATAACTTGGCACCCTCTCTGTTTGGATAGTTAaaagatattattattttttaaaaaaaatgttaaatatttttaaatgttaattattataattttaatatagtttttaaaCATATAACTACTTTTCTTTCATCATTTTCAATAATATGTTTCTGTTAACGAAATAAtacattaaattttttatatttaaaaattatttaaatgaattttttttatcttatccTTATATTTTTATAGCCACATAATAACATGTGGATCCCAATAATAAGGCATATTTAACTGCGAAGTTTCAACTCCTTGATTTTTTAAACTTCGACCCCAAAAAGCCATGCCACACAAAAGGAGTAGCATTTTCCACTGAGCCACTCTCCATATTACTtacaaacaataacaataaacatATAGTCTAGTGTAATCACTTGGATATGTACTCTCAAATATGTGATGTGGTATGATTGTCTTATTCATTTCTCGTAATgataaagaaattattttcgACTTTCTATATAATCTTTGAAGTATAATTATACACACaaatattattatgatttaataAATTATACAGATTTATCTGTTATTATAGATCATAAATTTCACGTGACCAATATTTAATAGATGCTTGCTAGAAGAATACGGGAAGGAGCGGGCTAGGTTGGCTACAGAAATATTCAAGATTTTGGGACCATTCGAGTCTAATTATTTGTCTATTGACACTAGTTTATTAAGGGTATATCGTTACCCAAGATGCCTAGAGCCAGAACGAACGTGGGGCATTGACGTACACACAGATAGATCAGTACTCTCTATAATCCATCAAAATGATGTTAGTGGCCTTCAAGTTTACAAAGATCATCAATGGCTTGATATCAATCCTCTCCCTAATACCCTTATTGTCAATATTGGTGATATGTTGCAGGTACATACTGACTAATTTCTTTTATCACTTTGTGTCGCGgatttaaaagtttaaaaattATGCAGTTACTATATAAAGTTGGTTAATTACGCTCTAGATTTGTCAATGTATTTCATTTTAGTAGTGTTTGTGTCAATTTAGGCGCATGTCACCCAATTCCACAAGATGCACAACTTTAGTTATGGGTTTGACTGAACCCAATAGCATGGGTTTTAACtctatatttgtattttattaaaaaaaatcacgtgagatgtataaataatatattcaaaatcaaattaggaaaaaataaagataaaaaaggACAGTCCGATAAACTAGTTCCACTATAAGTTTTAGATAACTCTTTATTCATTGAAGTTTGGATAAAtgatgagattttatatttcTTGACTAACTCCATTAATTACTAGGTTATACGGTTGAGTGGTTGCCTTTTATTTTAAGTTGCAtagtcttttttaaaaataaaatattgctgtaccaaatttattttttatataattttttggacTGACATTTTAACTTACGTAGTCttattttttaatcataaaGTACATTccgaaaattaattaataaaggaGTGAGAATAAGATGAGATCCAGTATTACCCACCATGatctcattaattaatttattcatcacattttaacatatatatacagtcttttttatcatataattttCCTTAAAAGAGAGTTTTACCAACTATGATAACATTAATTAAATCCTTTTCCCATTATAGTACAATTTAGTGAACTGAGGGTTGTTTGGTGCGAATgataacaccaaataattttgaGATTAAATTATAGTGATATTTAAATTGGCGTTTGGTTTGCAAGTTCGAGATAACTTATCTCGGGATTAATAACTAGTAACATGATAAGTTATCCCTCCTTTTGGTGGTATACTAATTCCGGATTAACTTATTCCGGAATAAAATAggtaaatgacaaatatatcaatttgaatattttttatacctcacttttcacattcatatatatttacattatttttaataccatatataacaacattcaatcctttttttctattaaaaaattacactatataatataatttttatttataaatttattt
This Solanum dulcamara chromosome 8, daSolDulc1.2, whole genome shotgun sequence DNA region includes the following protein-coding sequences:
- the LOC129900206 gene encoding gibberellin 2-beta-dioxygenase 8-like, which codes for MQLSQAKAAQCLLEEYGKERARLATEIFKILGPFESNYLSIDTSLLRVYRYPRCLEPERTWGIDVHTDRSVLSIIHQNDVSGLQVYKDHQWLDINPLPNTLIVNIGDMLQAMSDDRYMSVKHRVKVNKHKERISIGYFVFPAEDTIIRSTEYNPFSYADFRAQVQHDLKTLGLKTAFYKNLGYATGGTNERQ